In the genome of Cryptosporangium phraense, the window GGGCGCTGAACATCGGGACCGCGGCCAGCGACCGGCCGCTGGTGATCATGGTCGACGGCGACACGCTGTTCGAGCCGGGCTCGATCACCGCGCTGCTCCAGCCGTTCGCCGATCCGGCGGTCGGGGCGGTGGCCGGCAACGTGAAGGTCGGCAACCGGGGCAGCCTGCTCGGCCGCTGGCAGCACATCGAGTACGTGACCGGGTTCGCGGTCGACCGGCGCGCCCACGAGATCATGCGCTGCATGCCGACGGTCCCGGGCGCGATCGGGGCGTTCCGACGCGAGGCGCTGGACCGCGTCGGCGGGGTCAGTGACGACACGCTGGCCGAGGACACCGACCTGACGATGGCGCTGAGCCGGGAGGGCTGGCGGGTCGTCTACCAGGACACCGCGCGGGCCTGGACCGAGACCCCGGCGACGATCGGCCAGCTCGCGACCCAGCGGTACCGGTGGACGTACGGGACGATGCAGGCGATGTGGAAGCACCGCGGTGCGTTCCTCGACCGCGGTCCGTCCGGGCGGTTCGGACGGGTCGGGCTGCCGTTCCTGGCCCTGTTCGGGGTCGTGCTCCCGCTGCTGGCCCCGCTGATCGACGTCTTCCTGATCTACGGGCTGATCTACTACGACGCCGCCCTGACGGCGGCCGGGTGGCTCGGGATGCTGGTCGCCCAGCTGATCATCGCCGCGGTCGCGTTCCGGCTGGACCGCGAGCCGCTGCGTCCGCTGTGGGCGTTCCCGCTGCAGCAGATCGTCTACCGGCAGCTGATGTACGTGGTGCTCATCCAGTCGGTGGCGACCGCGCTCACCGGCGCCCGGCTGCGCTGGCAGAAGCTCCGGCGCACCGGCGAGATCACGACGGCACCGCGGTAGCGAACTGCGTCCGGTAGAGGTTCGCGTAGAGGCCGTCGGCGGCGAGCAGGGACTCGTGGGTGCCCCGCTCGACGATGCGGCCGCCGTCGACGACCAGGATCTGGTCGGCGTTGCGGACGGTGGACAGGCGGTGGGCGATCACCAGCGCGGTCCGCCCGTCGAGGGCTTCGTCGAGGGCCCGCTGGACGGCCTGCTCGGAGTCCGAGTCGAGGTGCGCGGTGGCCTCGTCGAGAATGACGATGCCGGGCGCCTTGAGCAGCAGGCGGGCGATCGCCAGCCGCTGCTTCTCGCCGCCCGAGAGCCGGTGCCCCCGCTCCCCCACGACCGTGTCGAGCCCGTCGGGCAGGGCGGCGACCAGCGGCTCGATCCGGGCCCGGCGCAGCGCGTCCCAGAGCTGGGAGTCGGTCGCGTCCGGCCGGGCGTAGAGCAGGTTGGCCCGGATCGTGTCGTGGAACAGGTGCGCCTCCTGCGTGACGACGCCGACCGCGTCCCGCAGCGACGCGGACGTGGCGTCCCGGACGTCGACGCCGCCGACGAGCACGGCTCCGGCGTCCACATCGTAGAGGCGGGGGACCAGCGCGGAGATCGTGGTCTTCCCGGCCCCGGAGGGGCCGACCAGCGCGACCAGCTGACCCGGCCGGGCCTCGAAGTCGATGCCGTGCAGGACCGGGGTGCGGGGCGCGGTGTCGAGGACCGCGACCTCCTCCAGCGAAGCCAGCGAGACCTCGTCGGCGGCCGGGTAGCTGAAGTCGACGCCGCGGAACTCGACCGACCGCGCGCCGGCCGGAATCGCGCCGGACCCCTCGGCGATCATCGGTTCGAGGTCGAGGACCTCGAAGACCCGGTCGAAGCTCACCAGCGCGCTCGCGACGTCGAGCTGGACGTTCGACAGCGCGGTCAGCGGCCCGTACAGACGCGTGAGCAGCAGCGCGAGGCTCACGACCGTACCGGCGGACAGGCTGCCGGCCAGCGCCAGCCAGCCGCCGACCCCGTAGACGAGCGCGGTGGCCAGCGCCGCGACCAGCGTCAGCGCGGCGAAGAACGCGCGCGAGTAGACGGCGGAGAGGACGCCGACGTCACGCACCCGGGCCGCCCTCCTCGCGAACGCCGCCTCTTCCTCCTCGGGCCGGCCGAACAGCTTGACGAGCATCGCCCCGGCGACGTTGAAGCGCTCGGTCATCGTCGTGTTCATCGACGCGTTGAGGTCGGCCGCCTCGCGGGTGATCGACGCGAGCCGGCGCCCGACCCGGCGGGCCGGGAACACGAAGATCGGCAGCAGCACCAGCGCGGCGACCGTGATCGGCCAGGACAGCGTCAGCATCACCGCGAGCGTGAGGATCAGCGCGATGACGTTCGCGACCACTCCCGACAGCGTCGACGTGAACGCCCGCTGGGCGCCGATCACGTCGTTGTTGAGCCGGCTGATCAGCGCGCCGGTCTGGGTGCGGCTGAAGAACGCGACCGGCATCCGCTGGACGTGCCCGAACACCCGGCTGCGCAGCGACAGGATGATGCCCTCGCCGATCCGGGACGAGAACCAGCGCCCGACCATCGAGAGCACGGTGTCGAACACCGCCAGCCCGGCGATCACCAGCGCGACCGTGACCACGGTCGACCTCGGGCCGCCGCGGTTGATCGCGTCCACGACCCGGCCGGCCAGCAGCGGCGTCACGACCGCGATCACCGACGACACGACGGTCGCGGCCAGGAACACGACGATGTCGCGTCGGTACGGCCGCGCGAACCGCAGGATGCGTTTCCAGGTGCCCGGGGGCAGCTTGCGCTGGTCGCCGGGCTCGCGGCGCAGCGACCGCATCATCTGCATCGCGGCCATCGGTTGGGTCATGGGACCTGCAACGCTGTAATCAGGCCGCCCGATTCCCGGCGCTGGCAGGATGGACCCCGTGCGCCTGGCGACCTGGAATGTGAACTCGGTGACGGCACGGCTCCCCCGGCTGCTCGAATGGCTGGCTGATACCAAGCCGGACGTCGTCGCCCTGCAGGAGATCAAGACGACGACCGAGGGGTTCCCGGCCGACGCGGTCGCCGAACTCGGTTACGAGACCGCGGCCCACGGCGACGGGCGGTGGAACGGCGTCGCGCTGCTGTCGCGGGTGGGCCTGGCCGACGTCACCCGGGGGCTGGTCGACCAGCCCGGCTTCCCCGACCCGGAGCCGCGCGCGATCGGGGCGACCTGCGGCGGGGTGCGGATCTGGTCGGTCTACGTCCCCAACGGCCGGGAGCCGTCGAACCCGCACTACCTGTACAAGCTGGAGTGGCTGAAGGCCCTGCGGGCCACGGTGGCCGCCGAGCTCGGCCACGGCTCGTTCGTCGTGACCGGCGACTTCAACGTCGCGCCGACCGATCGCGACGTCTGGGACCCCGCCGTCTTCGTCGACTCCACCCACGTGACCCCGCCCGAGCGCGAGGCGCTCGCCTCGCTGCGCGAGGAGGGCCTGGTCGACGTGTTCCCGCGACCGTTGAAGTACGACTATCCGTTCACCTACTGGGACTACCGCGCCGGGGCGTTCCCGAAGAACCTCGGCATGCGCATCGACCTGTTCTATGCGGACGCCGCGCTGGCGGCGTCCGTGACCGATGCCTACGTGGACCGGGAGGCGCGGAAGGGGAAGGGGCCGTCGGATCACGCGCCGGTGGTCGTGGACGTGGGCTCTTAGCTGTCCGGGGACGCCAGGCGGAGGAACGCGTGGCGTTCCTCGGTGGCGTGTTCGGTGGGGGTGCGGTAGCGGGCGCCGGCCATCAGGGCCTTGATCTCGGTGAGCGCGTTGCGGTCGGTGCCCGTCAGGAGGTCGACGCTCGGCTCGACGGCGCCCGGGGTGGCCAGGCCGAGGCGTTCGGCCTCGTCGGCCTGGACCGGGCGGCCGGTGAGGCACAGCTCCAGGGCCCGGGCCGGCCCGACCAGGTCGGCCAGGCGCGCGGTGGTGCCGAGGATCGGGACGCGACCTTCGTGGACGGCGGTGAGCGCGACCGAGGCGTCGGGGGCGAAGAACCGGAGGTCGCCGCAGAGGGCCAGTTCGGCGGCCAGGCCGGTGAGGGGGTCGGCGGCGGTGGTGACCAGGACGAGGTCCGGTCGCTGGAGCCGGGACACTGCCTGCTGGTAGCCGGCGATCGTCTCGTCGGTGAGGGTCGCGGGGTCTGTGGGCCAGTCGGCGACGTGGAGGACCAGCACGCGGACGTCGCCGGTAAGCTCGCGGCCTAGTTGCGTGAGCGCGTCGAACGTCTGCGTCGATGCGATTCGGAGCGTAAGCACCTCGGACACTCGGTCCCCTTCCGTTTACTCCCGTTCTCGTCGAGATTACGCAGGGTCAGTAGCTAACAAATGTCGGTAGTAATAGGGCCGAACGGGTGGGACTCCCGGCTCCAGATCGTGAACGGTTCACCGCACGCCTTACTCTGAAAGCCATGGCTCCCGGCTACCCGCATGACGACGCCCGCTCGAGCGGTGGGGCGTACGACCCTCCCCGCGGCGTGGAGTCCGATGCGGGCGGGTACCGCCGGACCGCGTTATCGGATGGGGCCTACGGCCGGCGCGGTGGCGCGGAGTCGCCCCGGCCGCCCGCGCCCCGCTCGTCGTCCGAGCCGCGTGGCTCCTACGACCGCGGTGGCGACGATCGTTATTCCGTCGACTACGACGAGCGCGCCTCGGTGGGTGGGGAGCGCGGGCGGCGGCCCGATCGCAGTGACTACGACCAGCGCGCGGCCTACGGCGACTTCGACCGCCCCGACGACCGGACCGAGCGCCTGGACGACTACCGCGGATACGACGAGCGCCGGGCCGCGCCCGCCCGGGCGCCGGAGGACCCGCGAGGCTACGACGACCGGGCTTTCGACGATCGGGGCTTCGACGGTCGGCGCGGCGCCGACGACGACGGGTACGACGACCGCCGCGGCGGCCGCGGCCCGGACGACGCCCGAGGCTACGACGACCGCCGCGGAAGCGGCCGCTCTTCCGACGGAGGCCGTACTTCCGACGGAGGACGCCCGTCCGACGGAGGACGCCCGTCCGACGGAGGACGCGCTCCGGACAGCGAGCGCGGGTACGACGACCGCGGTCGATACGACGAGCGGGGCGCGTACGACGAGCGCGGGTCCTACGACGAGCGTGGCGGCCGCGATGACCGCGGACGTGATGACCGTGGGCGCGACGACCGCGACCGGGGTCGCGACGACCGTGGGCGGGACGAGCGGAGCGGCCGGGACGACCAGGGCGACCGAGGGCGGCGCACCGAGCGCAGCGACTACGACCAGCGCGCGGATTACGACTCCTACGACCAGCGCGCGTCCTACGACGACCGCGGCCGCGGCGACGACCGCGGACGTGGCGACGCCCGCGGGCGCGGCGACGACCGGGGCCGCGGCGACGACCGGGGCCGGGGCGACGACCGGGGCCGCGGGGACGACCGGGGGCGGGCCGGGGACGATCGGGGGCGGGCGCGGGACGAGCGCGGGCGGGGCCGGGACGACCGGGCCTACCCGGCCGCCGGCTACGCCGACGAGAACGCGATGGAGACCCGCCGGGTCCGCCCGGAAGAACTCGGCCTCCCGCCGCTGAGCCGCCGAGAGAACCGCCCGGACGGCCGCCTCGACAACCGCGCTGACGGCCGTAACGACAACCGCTCCGACAACCGCGCCGACAACCGCAACGAGCCCCCCGCGGACCCGGCCGCCCGCACCGTCCCCAACGCGCGCCCGGGCGACCTCCCCCGCCGCGACCCGGTACCCCCGCCAGACCTGGACTCCGAGTCCACGATGATCCTCCCCAAGCAGACCGACCGCTCGCCCCTCGACCGCGC includes:
- a CDS encoding ABC transporter ATP-binding protein, which produces MTQPMAAMQMMRSLRREPGDQRKLPPGTWKRILRFARPYRRDIVVFLAATVVSSVIAVVTPLLAGRVVDAINRGGPRSTVVTVALVIAGLAVFDTVLSMVGRWFSSRIGEGIILSLRSRVFGHVQRMPVAFFSRTQTGALISRLNNDVIGAQRAFTSTLSGVVANVIALILTLAVMLTLSWPITVAALVLLPIFVFPARRVGRRLASITREAADLNASMNTTMTERFNVAGAMLVKLFGRPEEEEAAFARRAARVRDVGVLSAVYSRAFFAALTLVAALATALVYGVGGWLALAGSLSAGTVVSLALLLTRLYGPLTALSNVQLDVASALVSFDRVFEVLDLEPMIAEGSGAIPAGARSVEFRGVDFSYPAADEVSLASLEEVAVLDTAPRTPVLHGIDFEARPGQLVALVGPSGAGKTTISALVPRLYDVDAGAVLVGGVDVRDATSASLRDAVGVVTQEAHLFHDTIRANLLYARPDATDSQLWDALRRARIEPLVAALPDGLDTVVGERGHRLSGGEKQRLAIARLLLKAPGIVILDEATAHLDSDSEQAVQRALDEALDGRTALVIAHRLSTVRNADQILVVDGGRIVERGTHESLLAADGLYANLYRTQFATAVPS
- a CDS encoding exodeoxyribonuclease III, which encodes MRLATWNVNSVTARLPRLLEWLADTKPDVVALQEIKTTTEGFPADAVAELGYETAAHGDGRWNGVALLSRVGLADVTRGLVDQPGFPDPEPRAIGATCGGVRIWSVYVPNGREPSNPHYLYKLEWLKALRATVAAELGHGSFVVTGDFNVAPTDRDVWDPAVFVDSTHVTPPEREALASLREEGLVDVFPRPLKYDYPFTYWDYRAGAFPKNLGMRIDLFYADAALAASVTDAYVDREARKGKGPSDHAPVVVDVGS
- a CDS encoding enoyl-CoA hydratase/isomerase family protein: MSEVLTLRIASTQTFDALTQLGRELTGDVRVLVLHVADWPTDPATLTDETIAGYQQAVSRLQRPDLVLVTTAADPLTGLAAELALCGDLRFFAPDASVALTAVHEGRVPILGTTARLADLVGPARALELCLTGRPVQADEAERLGLATPGAVEPSVDLLTGTDRNALTEIKALMAGARYRTPTEHATEERHAFLRLASPDS